One Methanolobus sp. WCC4 DNA segment encodes these proteins:
- a CDS encoding preprotein translocase subunit SecY (Sec61alpha; forms heterotrimeric complex in the membrane; in archaea the complex is similar to the eukaryotic complex and consists of Sec61alpha which forms the channel pore and Sec61gamma and Sec61beta; the beta subunit is not essential) → MRLNKKAMWTISVLIIYLLLSEVPLFGLSSESTDYLEPFRNLIGGSFGSLLTLGIFPLIGEIFILEALVANNYIKLDMSNPADEYYFKELSKSSFLIFTVVQAIFFVTFTQIKPNLDLAASLGISDFSMLVLLVAQLVVGAILVEFFIDIINEWGIGNGVGWFIIAGVSISIFFDLFNPKIIDGLPLGTFPRIYSLVLENGLLMKQNELKYFVATSKIIPLVGTIIMFFIYIYIFSIKIEIPLAHSAVRGARGRFPVRLIYASSIPLALVESLRIFLFSFFSFLYNREISIHVVPNWHPLRGNIGVESLPVFFKYLQPLSGASEWIPMLMFNEGDISGLIIKIFINAVFLVGGCVLFSLFWVETRGIGARPTARKIFNSGYQIPGFRRNIGSIEKVMARYIPTVTVWGGIILGLLALISSFFGIVGNDVVGLLIAIQILIKIYKEVENAQTLDLPPRLRNFFFPERTPPENDDVE, encoded by the coding sequence GTGAGACTTAATAAAAAAGCTATGTGGACAATCAGTGTTCTTATTATTTATTTATTATTATCAGAAGTTCCTCTTTTTGGTTTGTCCAGTGAATCGACTGATTATTTAGAACCTTTTCGTAATTTGATAGGGGGTTCATTTGGATCTTTATTGACATTAGGAATTTTCCCATTAATTGGTGAAATATTTATTCTTGAAGCTTTAGTTGCTAATAATTACATTAAATTAGATATGTCTAACCCAGCAGATGAATATTATTTTAAAGAATTATCGAAATCAAGCTTCTTAATCTTTACAGTGGTTCAAGCAATTTTTTTTGTCACCTTTACTCAAATAAAACCAAATTTAGACTTGGCTGCCTCATTAGGAATTAGTGACTTTTCTATGCTTGTGCTTTTAGTTGCTCAATTAGTTGTTGGTGCTATTCTTGTTGAATTTTTTATTGATATCATTAATGAATGGGGTATTGGTAATGGTGTTGGTTGGTTTATCATTGCGGGTGTTTCGATTTCAATCTTTTTTGATTTATTCAATCCTAAAATAATAGATGGCTTGCCCTTAGGAACATTTCCAAGAATATATTCTTTAGTTTTGGAAAACGGCCTGCTTATGAAGCAAAATGAATTGAAGTATTTTGTGGCAACTAGTAAAATTATCCCATTGGTTGGAACCATTATAATGTTCTTTATATATATTTACATATTTTCTATTAAAATTGAAATACCCTTAGCACACTCAGCAGTTAGAGGGGCACGTGGTAGGTTCCCAGTTAGATTAATCTATGCTAGTTCAATTCCTCTTGCACTAGTGGAAAGTCTGCGAATATTCTTATTTTCATTTTTTTCTTTTCTTTATAATCGTGAAATTAGTATACATGTAGTACCAAATTGGCATCCTTTAAGGGGTAACATAGGGGTGGAGTCTTTACCTGTATTTTTTAAATATTTACAACCATTAAGTGGTGCCTCAGAATGGATTCCAATGCTTATGTTTAATGAAGGAGATATAAGTGGGTTAATTATTAAAATATTTATTAATGCTGTATTCCTTGTTGGAGGGTGTGTATTGTTCTCTCTTTTTTGGGTTGAAACAAGAGGTATTGGAGCAAGACCAACTGCTCGTAAAATATTTAATTCTGGCTATCAAATTCCTGGATTCAGACGAAATATTGGTTCGATAGAAAAAGTAATGGCAAGGTATATTCCAACAGTCACGGTTTGGGGAGGAATCATTTTAGGCCTTCTTGCTTTAATTTCTTCTTTTTTTGGAATCGTTGGTAACGACGTCGTAGGTTTATTGATAGCAATACAAATACTCATAAAAATATATAAAGAAGTTGAAAACGCTCAAACACTAGATTTGCCACCCCGTTTGCGTAATTTCTTTTTTCCAGAAAGAACTCCGCCTGAAAACGATGATGTAGAATAA